From one Catellatospora sp. IY07-71 genomic stretch:
- a CDS encoding IS4 family transposase, with translation MQQQSAITRTITVAAGAFAPGHLGELTQVLDFDLVDAVAAETGTTQRRVRLLPTRVLIFFVLALALFEPCAYRQVWAKLVAGLRGLAVACPSASALTRARRRVGPKPLRALFEAVCGPVAWPTTGPAFWRGFRTVAVDATTLHVPDRPGTRTRYPKRQGPAMTFSYPYLRLVVLVECGTRALLGAAFGPESAGEHVYARRLLDKLDAGMLLLADAYYDSWKLLADIAATRVQYLCRSGAGRVPLILTRLSDGSYLSVLGHGRLKVRVIETWVEITHADGVVRTEQWRLITSLLDHTRYPAADLVQLYHQRWQVETTYLSIKSTILDERVLRSHHPADIDQELWALLTVYQTIIRITVDAVDALPDVDYHRASFTVALETARDQVVTAEAVIPPPGHAVLVGAIGQAVQDNLLPARRRQRAKARSRKNPTSKYGPNAGKHPQQTQTYTFHATVTIFEEGLTARSNP, from the coding sequence TTGCAGCAGCAGTCTGCCATCACGCGCACGATCACGGTAGCGGCCGGGGCGTTCGCGCCGGGCCATCTGGGCGAGCTGACCCAGGTTCTCGACTTCGACCTGGTCGATGCCGTGGCAGCCGAGACCGGCACCACGCAGCGGCGGGTCAGGCTGTTGCCGACCCGGGTGCTGATCTTCTTCGTGCTGGCGCTGGCGCTGTTCGAGCCGTGCGCCTACCGGCAGGTGTGGGCGAAACTGGTCGCCGGTCTGCGCGGGCTCGCGGTGGCCTGCCCGAGCGCGTCGGCGCTGACCCGCGCCCGCCGCCGCGTCGGCCCCAAACCGCTGCGCGCGCTGTTCGAGGCGGTCTGCGGCCCGGTGGCCTGGCCCACGACGGGGCCGGCGTTCTGGCGCGGGTTTCGCACCGTCGCCGTGGACGCCACCACCCTGCACGTGCCCGACCGGCCCGGCACCAGGACGCGCTACCCCAAACGCCAGGGTCCGGCGATGACGTTCAGCTACCCGTACCTGCGGCTGGTCGTGCTGGTCGAGTGCGGCACCCGCGCCCTGCTCGGGGCGGCGTTCGGGCCCGAAAGCGCCGGTGAGCATGTCTACGCCCGCCGGCTGCTGGACAAACTCGACGCCGGGATGCTGCTGCTGGCCGACGCCTACTACGACAGCTGGAAGCTACTGGCCGACATCGCGGCCACCCGCGTGCAGTATCTGTGCCGCTCCGGTGCCGGCCGCGTCCCGCTGATCCTGACCCGGCTATCCGACGGCTCCTACCTGTCCGTTCTCGGCCACGGCCGGCTGAAGGTCCGCGTCATCGAGACCTGGGTCGAGATCACCCACGCCGACGGCGTCGTGCGCACGGAGCAGTGGCGGCTGATCACCAGCCTGCTCGACCACACCCGCTACCCCGCGGCCGACCTCGTGCAGCTCTACCACCAGCGCTGGCAGGTCGAGACGACCTACCTGTCGATCAAGTCCACGATCCTGGACGAGCGGGTCCTGCGCTCCCACCACCCCGCCGACATCGACCAGGAACTCTGGGCCCTGCTGACCGTCTACCAGACGATCATCCGGATCACCGTCGACGCGGTCGACGCCCTGCCAGACGTCGACTACCACCGGGCCAGCTTCACCGTCGCCCTCGAAACCGCACGCGACCAGGTCGTCACCGCCGAAGCCGTCATACCACCACCCGGCCACGCCGTACTGGTCGGCGCCATCGGACAGGCCGTGCAGGACAACCTGCTACCCGCCCGACGACGCCAACGCGCCAAAGCCCGCAGCCGCAAGAACCCGACCAGCAAATACGGCCCCAACGCCGGCAAACACCCGCAGCAGACCCAGACCTACACCTTCCACGCCACCGTCACCATCTTCGAAGAAGGCTTGACAGCCCGCTCAAATCCTTAA
- a CDS encoding ROK family transcriptional regulator gives MLRSPTLPGAEPVTEDAPRQNLGALLQQVHLHGPLSRAALAERMNLNRSTIMALTTKLGAAGLVREQQPIGAGRSGRPSLVVTPAAARVYVLAFDVAVDRLVAARVSLGGRIEERRVAARSRSGPDLAAVVDVLARFGRELHDTAPPGAVCVGVGASYCGMIRPGDGMVRYGPYLGWVDQAFGTELGERLGLGLPVAVGNEAHLGALAEHRRGAGVAVDNLIYLHGDVGVGGGIIVGGEVLDGEAGYGCELGHMLVNPHGGRPCSCGARGCLEAEVGERALLDEAGRPADLIGRDAVREVVQAAGRGEPAARHAVAVVGDWLGIGVANLINLFNPGMLVFGGMMRDVYLGAQAQVGDRIAAHVLPVSRERVRLAVAALGDDTTLLGAAELAFADLFANPLAVMARAGA, from the coding sequence ATGCTGAGAAGCCCGACGCTGCCGGGGGCCGAGCCCGTCACCGAGGACGCCCCGCGGCAGAATCTCGGTGCGCTCCTGCAGCAGGTGCACCTGCACGGCCCGCTGTCCCGCGCCGCGCTCGCCGAGCGGATGAACCTCAACCGCAGCACGATCATGGCGCTGACCACGAAACTCGGTGCCGCCGGGCTGGTCCGCGAGCAGCAGCCGATCGGCGCTGGCCGCTCCGGCCGCCCGTCCCTGGTCGTCACCCCCGCCGCCGCACGCGTCTACGTGCTCGCCTTCGACGTCGCCGTCGACCGCCTGGTCGCCGCCCGGGTCAGCCTGGGCGGCCGGATCGAGGAGCGCCGCGTCGCCGCCCGCTCCCGCTCCGGCCCGGACCTGGCCGCCGTCGTCGACGTGCTCGCCCGGTTCGGCCGCGAGCTGCACGACACCGCCCCGCCCGGCGCGGTCTGCGTGGGCGTCGGCGCGTCGTACTGCGGCATGATCCGCCCCGGGGACGGCATGGTCCGCTACGGGCCCTACCTGGGCTGGGTCGACCAAGCCTTCGGCACCGAACTCGGCGAGCGGCTCGGCCTCGGGCTGCCCGTCGCCGTCGGCAACGAGGCCCACCTCGGCGCGCTGGCCGAGCACCGGCGCGGCGCGGGCGTGGCCGTCGACAACCTCATCTACCTGCACGGCGATGTCGGCGTGGGCGGCGGCATCATCGTCGGCGGCGAGGTGCTCGACGGCGAGGCCGGCTACGGCTGCGAGCTGGGGCACATGCTGGTCAACCCGCACGGCGGCCGCCCCTGCTCGTGCGGGGCGCGCGGCTGCCTGGAGGCCGAGGTGGGCGAGCGCGCCCTGCTCGACGAGGCCGGGCGGCCCGCCGACCTGATCGGGCGGGACGCGGTGCGCGAGGTCGTCCAGGCCGCCGGGCGCGGCGAGCCCGCCGCACGGCACGCGGTGGCCGTCGTCGGCGACTGGCTCGGCATCGGCGTGGCCAACCTGATCAACCTGTTCAACCCGGGCATGCTCGTCTTCGGCGGCATGATGCGCGACGTGTACCTGGGCGCGCAGGCACAGGTCGGCGACCGGATCGCCGCGCACGTGCTGCCCGTGTCCCGGGAGCGGGTCCGGCTGGCGGTCGCCGCGCTCGGCGACGACACCACCCTGCTCGGCGCGGCCGAACTCGCCTTCGCCGACCTTTTCGCCAACCCCCTCGCCGTGATGGCCCGCGCCGGCGCGTGA
- a CDS encoding glycoside hydrolase family protein encodes MEETSQRHPGRHVRRDRRRLWWLAIPLAVAVLIGGSYAAVRLLDDAPSPAAAGEPVAVTESGAVPGTPQASASATSTASPSASAAPSVKPSATKAPVGAPAKSSSKKGATVWPASGLATALKDVRASWYYNWSAGPTSGAGSSAAFVPMIWGEKSVTDAELARAKRNGDVLLGFNEPDFGSQANMSVERALELWPRLQATGMRLGSPAVAVGADRAGGWLDRFLSGAKSRGYRVDFITLHWYGSDFSSAAVGHLKNYLQAVYQRYRMPIWVTEYALIKWGSGGAVYPSDAQQAAFVTGSTKMMEGLSYVERYAWFALPWPTEGHQGTALYKGTTPTAAGRAYRAAG; translated from the coding sequence GTGGAGGAGACCTCGCAGCGGCATCCGGGCAGGCACGTCAGGCGCGACCGGCGCAGGCTGTGGTGGCTGGCGATCCCGCTGGCCGTCGCGGTCCTGATCGGAGGCTCCTACGCCGCTGTCCGGCTGCTGGACGACGCGCCCAGCCCGGCCGCCGCCGGGGAGCCGGTCGCGGTCACCGAGAGTGGAGCCGTGCCGGGGACGCCGCAGGCCTCGGCGTCGGCCACGTCCACCGCGAGCCCGTCCGCGAGCGCCGCGCCCTCGGTGAAGCCGAGCGCCACCAAGGCGCCCGTCGGTGCCCCCGCGAAGTCGTCGTCGAAGAAGGGCGCGACCGTCTGGCCCGCGAGCGGCCTCGCGACCGCGCTCAAGGACGTCCGCGCGAGCTGGTACTACAACTGGTCGGCGGGCCCGACCAGCGGCGCGGGCAGCAGCGCGGCGTTCGTGCCGATGATCTGGGGCGAGAAGTCGGTGACCGACGCCGAGCTGGCCCGCGCGAAGCGGAACGGCGACGTCCTGCTCGGCTTCAACGAGCCCGACTTCGGCAGCCAGGCGAACATGAGCGTGGAGCGGGCGCTGGAGCTGTGGCCCCGGCTCCAGGCCACCGGCATGCGGCTGGGCAGCCCGGCGGTGGCGGTCGGCGCGGACCGGGCGGGCGGCTGGCTGGACCGGTTCCTCAGCGGCGCGAAGTCCCGCGGCTACCGGGTCGACTTCATCACGCTGCACTGGTACGGCTCTGACTTCTCCAGTGCCGCCGTCGGGCACCTGAAGAACTACCTCCAGGCCGTCTACCAGCGTTACCGCATGCCGATCTGGGTCACCGAGTACGCCCTGATCAAGTGGGGCAGCGGCGGCGCGGTGTATCCGAGCGACGCGCAGCAGGCCGCCTTCGTCACCGGCTCCACGAAGATGATGGAGGGCCTGTCCTACGTGGAGCGCTACGCCTGGTTCGCCCTGCCCTGGCCCACCGAGGGCCACCAGGGCACCGCCCTCTACAAGGGCACCACCCCCACCGCCGCCGGCCGGGCATACCGCGCCGCGGGCTGA
- a CDS encoding PadR family transcriptional regulator — protein MAKRRAVNNLMALAVLSALAQQPMHPYQMASVLREYGKDRNMKIKWGSLYTVVQNLEKHGLIEATDTVRQGGRPERTVYAITGPGRAELVDWVRELISTPEPEQSRFVAGLSVLAVLSPGEAADLLAQRLSVLERELADRRGRLAEASREVPRLFLVEDEYELAVAEAEVGFVRGLLAELTGGTFPGLADWQVFHDTGYIPPELAELMERGLPQE, from the coding sequence ATGGCGAAGCGGCGCGCCGTGAACAACCTGATGGCGCTGGCCGTGCTGTCCGCGCTCGCCCAGCAGCCGATGCACCCGTACCAGATGGCCTCGGTCCTGCGCGAATACGGCAAGGACCGCAACATGAAGATCAAGTGGGGTTCGCTCTACACGGTCGTGCAGAACCTGGAGAAGCACGGCCTGATCGAGGCGACCGACACGGTGCGCCAGGGCGGCCGCCCGGAGCGGACCGTCTACGCGATCACCGGGCCGGGCCGGGCCGAGCTGGTGGACTGGGTACGCGAGCTGATCTCCACGCCGGAGCCGGAGCAGTCCCGGTTCGTCGCCGGGCTGTCGGTGCTGGCGGTGCTGTCGCCGGGCGAGGCCGCCGACCTGCTCGCCCAGCGGCTGTCCGTGTTGGAGCGGGAGCTGGCCGACCGGCGCGGCCGGCTGGCCGAGGCGTCCCGCGAGGTGCCCCGGCTGTTCCTGGTCGAGGACGAGTACGAGCTGGCCGTCGCCGAGGCGGAGGTGGGGTTCGTGCGCGGGCTGCTCGCCGAGCTGACCGGCGGCACCTTCCCCGGGCTGGCCGACTGGCAGGTCTTCCACGACACCGGATACATCCCGCCCGAGCTGGCGGAGCTGATGGAGAGGGGGCTCCCGCAGGAGTAG
- a CDS encoding DUF1360 domain-containing protein: MRRMSDRLQALHEEYAQGARRPLKGYLGLLAGYGVAVGALVAAARFSRRTLPRPGAGDVLLITAATYKTSRLLTKDAVTSPLRAPFTRYDKPIGAGEVQEEVRDEAGPARHALGELVSCPFCLSVWVATGLTGGLVLAPRFTRLAATALTAVAGADFLQLAYAIAHRHAEGGPKPAPAPLPAGFEPAELR; this comes from the coding sequence CTGCGGAGGATGTCCGATCGTTTGCAGGCACTGCACGAGGAGTACGCACAGGGCGCGCGGCGCCCGCTCAAGGGCTACCTGGGCCTGCTCGCCGGGTACGGCGTGGCGGTGGGGGCGCTGGTCGCGGCGGCGCGGTTCAGCCGCCGCACGCTGCCCCGGCCGGGCGCGGGCGACGTGCTCCTGATCACTGCGGCCACGTACAAGACCAGCCGGTTGCTGACCAAGGACGCGGTCACCAGCCCGCTGCGCGCTCCGTTCACCCGCTATGACAAGCCGATCGGCGCGGGCGAGGTGCAGGAGGAGGTGCGCGACGAGGCGGGCCCGGCCCGGCACGCTCTCGGCGAGTTGGTGAGCTGTCCGTTCTGCCTGTCGGTGTGGGTGGCGACCGGGCTCACCGGTGGGCTGGTGCTGGCGCCCCGGTTCACCCGGCTGGCGGCGACCGCGCTGACGGCCGTGGCCGGGGCGGACTTCCTGCAGCTGGCGTACGCGATCGCGCACCGGCACGCCGAGGGCGGCCCGAAGCCGGCGCCCGCCCCGCTGCCGGCCGGATTCGAGCCTGCTGAGCTGCGCTGA
- a CDS encoding discoidin domain-containing protein: MTLDSNTNNPMELDVAPDGRVFYIERDGRVQVVRPSTGTTVTAATLPVFTGNEDGLLGMRLDPAFASNGFIYLYYSPTTGAARNQLSRFTVTGDTISLATEKVLLQVATQRNTCCHAGGSMTFDAAGNLYLATGDNTNPFESSGFAPLDERAGRSDFDSQKSSANTNDLRGKVLRIRPQADGTYTIPAGNLFAPGTALTRPEIYAMGFRNPFRIGTDPATNTLYVADYGPDAGTTDPNRGPEGTVEWNIVGQAGNYGWPYCIGANYAYNDYTFPSGPSGAKYNCAAPVNNSPNNTGLTSLPPAQAATVDYDYGGNPLFPEIGGGGAPMAGPVYRYSAASTSDRKWPAYYDGKAIFGEWNQNKLYTMQVTANGKSLVDVNQLLSSMTFLRPMDMEFGPDGALYLIEWGTGFGGNNADSGVYRIDYVAGDQNPIAVASGTPTSGGVPLTVQFSSAGSRDPAGQPITYAWTFGDGGTSTAANPSHTYNAAGSYNAQLTVRDPGGRTAVANVPITVGNTAPTVTLSAPADGGFFAWGDQVRFTVTVTDPEDGAINCSRVTLQYYLGHDAHAHPLQSYSGCSGVVQTSMGTGHGDDADIFGVLEASYTDLGGSGGAGAQTGRATIKLQPKHKQAEFFNSTGRAPGAIGGGDPGVQREATSDTAGGFQNIGFIEDGDYWAYTSVNLRNITAARFRVASPGDGGRIEVRTGAPDGALLGTATFGGTGGWQTYTDVTANLSASTTTAPLYLVAKNPAGNTGQGSIFNVNWVDFLGQGVSDGSQLTVTPGSLAFGSANTGTTTAAQTVTVSNPGTAAASISSIGVSGQYTQTNNCGTSLAAGASCTVGVRFAPTSAGAQNGTLSVANSTTAQPLTVSLTGTGTDGSTNLAIGAAMSASSSNGGFPASAANDGNTGSYWESDNNAFPQWLQADLGSAKQVSSVTLKLPPSAAWGARTQTLSITGSTDGSNFSTLKASAGYLFDPATGNTATATFTAASVRHLRVTITANTGWPAGQVSELQIFGGGNPPGSATLAANPTSLAFGNQNVGTAGGGRTVTVTNTGTAAASISSITAASQFGQTNNCGASLAAGASCTITVTFTPTSAGAKSGNLTVNSNATNPSLAVGLTGTGTTATPTNLALSRPVTASQVQNYVPGNAVDGDADSYWESANNAFPQAITVDLGSTAALTSIVLKLPSAWGARTQTLSVLSSTDGSNFSTVVASTAYQFNPPANTVTITLPSNTSARYVRLNITANTGWPAGQLSDFQVLGTR, from the coding sequence GTGACGCTGGACAGCAACACCAACAACCCGATGGAGCTGGACGTGGCCCCCGACGGCCGCGTCTTTTATATCGAGCGCGACGGCCGCGTCCAGGTGGTCAGGCCGAGCACCGGCACCACGGTGACCGCGGCGACCTTGCCGGTGTTCACCGGCAACGAGGACGGCCTGCTCGGCATGCGCCTGGACCCGGCGTTCGCGAGCAACGGCTTCATCTACCTGTACTACTCCCCCACCACGGGCGCGGCCCGCAACCAACTGTCCCGGTTCACCGTCACCGGTGACACGATCAGCCTGGCCACCGAGAAGGTGCTGCTCCAGGTGGCCACGCAGCGCAACACGTGCTGCCACGCGGGCGGCTCGATGACCTTCGACGCGGCCGGCAACCTCTACCTGGCCACCGGCGACAACACCAACCCGTTCGAGTCCAGCGGGTTCGCGCCGCTGGACGAGCGGGCGGGCCGGTCGGACTTCGACTCGCAGAAGAGTTCCGCGAACACCAACGACCTGCGGGGCAAGGTGCTGCGGATCAGGCCGCAGGCCGACGGGACGTACACCATCCCGGCGGGCAACCTGTTCGCGCCGGGCACCGCGCTGACCCGGCCCGAGATCTACGCGATGGGCTTCCGCAACCCGTTCCGGATCGGCACCGACCCGGCGACGAACACGCTGTACGTCGCCGACTACGGCCCCGACGCGGGCACCACCGACCCGAACCGCGGCCCCGAGGGCACCGTGGAGTGGAACATCGTCGGGCAGGCGGGCAACTACGGCTGGCCGTACTGCATCGGCGCGAACTACGCCTACAACGACTACACGTTCCCGTCCGGGCCGAGCGGCGCGAAGTACAACTGCGCGGCGCCGGTGAACAACTCGCCGAACAACACCGGCCTGACCAGCCTGCCCCCGGCGCAGGCGGCCACGGTGGACTACGACTACGGCGGCAACCCGCTGTTCCCGGAGATCGGCGGGGGTGGCGCACCGATGGCCGGGCCGGTATACCGCTACAGCGCCGCGTCCACGTCCGATCGCAAGTGGCCAGCGTACTACGACGGCAAGGCGATCTTCGGCGAGTGGAACCAGAACAAGCTCTACACGATGCAGGTGACCGCGAACGGCAAATCGCTGGTGGACGTCAACCAGCTGCTGTCGTCGATGACGTTCCTGCGGCCGATGGACATGGAGTTCGGCCCGGACGGCGCGCTCTACCTCATCGAGTGGGGCACCGGCTTCGGCGGCAACAACGCCGACTCCGGCGTCTACCGCATCGACTACGTGGCCGGCGACCAGAACCCGATCGCGGTCGCCTCGGGCACCCCGACCTCGGGCGGCGTGCCGCTGACGGTGCAGTTCTCCAGCGCGGGCTCGCGGGACCCGGCCGGGCAGCCGATCACGTACGCGTGGACGTTCGGCGACGGCGGCACCTCGACCGCGGCCAACCCGTCGCACACCTACAACGCGGCGGGCAGCTACAACGCCCAGCTCACGGTGCGCGATCCCGGCGGGCGCACGGCCGTGGCCAACGTGCCGATCACCGTGGGCAACACCGCGCCGACGGTGACGCTGAGCGCGCCCGCCGACGGCGGCTTCTTCGCCTGGGGCGACCAGGTCCGGTTCACCGTGACCGTGACCGACCCGGAGGACGGCGCGATCAACTGCTCGCGGGTGACGCTGCAGTACTACCTGGGCCACGACGCGCACGCGCACCCGCTGCAGTCGTACAGCGGCTGCAGCGGCGTGGTGCAGACCTCGATGGGCACCGGCCACGGTGACGACGCGGACATCTTCGGCGTGCTGGAGGCGAGCTACACCGACCTCGGCGGCAGCGGCGGCGCGGGCGCGCAGACCGGGCGGGCCACCATCAAGCTGCAGCCCAAGCACAAGCAGGCCGAGTTCTTCAACAGCACCGGCCGGGCGCCCGGCGCGATCGGCGGCGGCGACCCGGGCGTACAGCGCGAGGCCACCTCCGACACCGCGGGCGGCTTCCAGAACATCGGCTTCATCGAGGACGGCGACTACTGGGCGTACACCTCGGTGAACCTGCGCAACATCACCGCGGCCCGGTTCCGGGTGGCCTCACCCGGGGACGGCGGCCGGATCGAGGTCCGCACCGGCGCGCCCGACGGCGCCCTGCTCGGCACCGCGACCTTCGGCGGCACAGGCGGCTGGCAGACGTATACCGACGTCACCGCCAACCTGTCCGCGAGCACCACCACCGCCCCGCTCTACCTCGTCGCGAAGAACCCTGCCGGCAACACCGGCCAGGGCTCGATCTTCAACGTGAACTGGGTCGACTTCCTCGGCCAGGGCGTGTCCGACGGCTCGCAGCTGACGGTCACCCCGGGCAGCCTGGCCTTCGGCTCGGCGAACACGGGCACCACCACGGCCGCGCAGACGGTCACCGTGAGCAACCCGGGCACGGCGGCGGCGAGCATCAGCTCGATCGGCGTCAGCGGCCAGTACACGCAGACGAACAACTGCGGCACCTCGCTGGCCGCCGGGGCGTCCTGCACGGTCGGCGTGCGGTTCGCGCCGACCTCGGCCGGGGCGCAGAACGGCACCCTGTCGGTGGCCAACTCGACCACCGCGCAGCCGCTCACCGTGTCGCTGACCGGCACCGGCACGGACGGCAGCACCAACCTCGCCATCGGCGCGGCGATGTCGGCGAGCAGCAGCAACGGCGGCTTCCCGGCGTCGGCCGCCAACGACGGCAACACCGGCAGCTACTGGGAGTCCGACAACAACGCGTTCCCGCAGTGGCTGCAGGCCGACCTGGGCAGCGCCAAGCAGGTCAGCTCGGTGACGCTGAAGCTGCCGCCGTCGGCGGCGTGGGGTGCGCGCACCCAGACGCTGAGCATCACCGGCAGCACCGACGGCAGCAACTTCAGCACGCTGAAGGCGTCGGCGGGCTACCTGTTCGACCCGGCGACCGGCAACACCGCCACCGCGACGTTCACCGCCGCGTCGGTGCGCCACCTGCGGGTCACCATCACCGCCAACACGGGCTGGCCCGCCGGGCAGGTGTCCGAGCTGCAGATCTTCGGCGGCGGCAACCCACCGGGCTCGGCCACGCTGGCCGCGAACCCCACGTCGCTCGCCTTCGGCAACCAGAATGTGGGTACGGCCGGCGGCGGCCGGACGGTCACCGTAACCAACACGGGCACCGCCGCGGCGAGCATCTCCTCGATCACCGCAGCGAGCCAGTTCGGGCAGACGAACAACTGCGGCGCGTCCCTGGCGGCGGGGGCGAGCTGCACGATCACGGTCACCTTCACGCCCACCTCGGCGGGCGCGAAGTCCGGCAACCTCACGGTGAACAGCAACGCCACCAACCCGTCGCTGGCGGTCGGGCTGACCGGCACCGGCACCACGGCCACGCCGACCAACCTGGCGCTGAGCCGGCCCGTCACGGCGAGCCAGGTGCAGAACTACGTGCCCGGCAACGCGGTGGACGGTGACGCCGACTCGTACTGGGAGAGCGCCAACAACGCGTTCCCGCAGGCGATCACGGTGGACCTGGGCAGCACCGCGGCCCTCACCTCGATCGTGCTGAAACTGCCCTCGGCGTGGGGCGCCCGCACCCAGACGCTGTCCGTGCTGAGCAGCACCGACGGATCGAACTTCAGCACGGTCGTCGCCTCGACCGCCTACCAGTTCAACCCCCCGGCCAACACCGTGACGATCACCCTGCCGTCGAACACGTCGGCCCGGTACGTCCGCCTCAACATCACCGCCAACACGGGCTGGCCCGCCGGCCAGCTCTCCGACTTCCAGGTCCTCGGCACCCGCTGA
- a CDS encoding FAD-dependent monooxygenase: MTKVKTALVVGGGIAGPVAAMALRQAGIEARVYEAYDSTADGVGGGLSIAPNGLRALSVIGADDAVRAVGLPMDSIVIHSWTGKRLASFGGPSGMEPQRFVMRPDLYRTLYAEAAGRGIAVAHGKRLVSAEHLGPQGAPTGVRAHFADGTAAEADVLIGADGIRSTVRAIIDPAAPQPRYTGLLGFGGWSDHTGLASTGDAMYMMFGKRAFFGYQVFPDGRCGWFANLPHPTPMSWSEANRTSPDEWLRVLRAAFADDRMPVLDILRRSDPAEFVSIGGMEDIPRVPTWHRGRMVLVGDAAHATSPSSGQGASLAAESAVQLARCLRDLPAEQAFPAYERLRRERVERIIASAARTNSDKAAGPVARVLRDLILPTAMKLLAKPEKMAWQFDYRIDWESPVAA, from the coding sequence ATGACGAAGGTCAAGACCGCCCTGGTCGTGGGCGGCGGCATCGCCGGCCCGGTCGCCGCGATGGCCCTGCGGCAGGCGGGCATCGAGGCGCGGGTGTACGAGGCGTACGACAGCACCGCCGACGGTGTCGGGGGTGGCCTCAGCATCGCGCCCAACGGGCTGCGGGCGCTGTCGGTGATCGGCGCCGACGACGCGGTGCGCGCCGTCGGGCTGCCGATGGACAGCATCGTGATCCACAGCTGGACCGGCAAGCGGCTGGCCTCGTTCGGCGGCCCGAGCGGCATGGAGCCGCAGCGTTTCGTGATGCGGCCGGACCTCTACCGGACGCTCTACGCCGAGGCGGCCGGGCGCGGCATCGCGGTAGCGCACGGCAAGCGCCTGGTGTCGGCCGAGCATCTCGGTCCGCAGGGCGCGCCGACGGGTGTCCGCGCGCACTTCGCCGACGGCACGGCAGCCGAGGCCGACGTGCTGATCGGTGCGGACGGCATCCGGTCGACGGTGCGCGCGATCATCGACCCGGCCGCGCCGCAGCCGCGCTACACCGGCCTGCTCGGCTTCGGCGGCTGGTCGGACCACACCGGCCTGGCCTCGACCGGCGACGCGATGTACATGATGTTCGGCAAGCGGGCGTTCTTCGGCTACCAGGTCTTCCCCGACGGGCGCTGCGGCTGGTTCGCGAACCTGCCGCACCCGACACCGATGTCCTGGTCGGAGGCGAACCGCACCAGCCCGGACGAGTGGCTGCGGGTGCTGCGAGCGGCGTTCGCGGACGACCGCATGCCGGTGCTGGACATCCTGCGCCGATCGGACCCGGCCGAGTTCGTGTCGATCGGCGGCATGGAGGACATCCCGCGCGTGCCGACCTGGCACCGGGGCCGGATGGTGCTGGTCGGCGACGCCGCGCACGCCACCTCCCCGTCGTCGGGGCAGGGCGCGTCGCTGGCCGCCGAGAGCGCCGTGCAGCTCGCCCGCTGCCTGCGCGACCTGCCCGCCGAGCAGGCGTTCCCAGCGTACGAGCGGCTGCGCCGGGAGCGGGTGGAGCGCATCATCGCGTCGGCGGCGCGTACCAACAGCGACAAGGCCGCCGGTCCGGTGGCGCGCGTGCTGCGCGACCTGATCCTCCCCACGGCGATGAAACTGCTGGCCAAGCCGGAGAAGATGGCCTGGCAGTTCGACTACCGCATCGACTGGGAGAGCCCCGTCGCGGCGTGA
- a CDS encoding phosphotransferase: protein MLSEEPLVGNVTTGVVRVGDTVRRPAGPWTEGVDAFLTHLHEAGFTGAPRPLGRDEQGRQVLEYVPGEPCDHTGTFTPAELAEIGRLLRDLHDAAVSFVPPPGARWENPIPAEGTDLVCHNDVAPWNLLRTARGWVLIDWDGASPASRTWDLAYAAQSMAGMRPERDPADAAARLRAFTGGYGLDPAHGPALAATLGRRARAMYDLLETGARESRQPWARIFTEDGPYWRDTAAYLDEHRALWESALLP, encoded by the coding sequence ATGCTGAGCGAGGAGCCGCTGGTCGGCAACGTGACGACCGGCGTGGTTCGAGTCGGCGACACGGTGCGCCGTCCTGCCGGTCCGTGGACCGAGGGCGTGGACGCGTTCCTGACCCATCTGCACGAAGCCGGGTTCACCGGCGCGCCGCGCCCGCTGGGGCGCGACGAGCAGGGTCGCCAGGTGCTGGAGTACGTGCCCGGCGAACCGTGCGACCACACGGGCACGTTCACTCCCGCCGAGCTGGCGGAGATCGGGCGGCTGCTGCGCGATCTGCACGACGCGGCGGTGTCGTTCGTCCCGCCGCCCGGGGCCCGGTGGGAGAACCCGATCCCGGCTGAGGGCACGGACCTGGTCTGCCACAACGACGTGGCGCCGTGGAACCTGCTGCGGACCGCGCGCGGCTGGGTGCTGATCGACTGGGACGGGGCGTCGCCCGCCTCCCGCACCTGGGACCTGGCGTACGCGGCGCAGAGCATGGCCGGCATGCGGCCCGAGCGTGACCCGGCCGACGCGGCCGCCCGCCTGCGCGCCTTCACCGGCGGCTACGGTCTCGACCCCGCGCACGGCCCGGCCCTGGCCGCCACCCTCGGCCGCCGCGCCCGCGCGATGTACGACCTGCTGGAGACCGGGGCCAGGGAGAGCCGTCAACCCTGGGCCCGCATCTTCACCGAGGACGGCCCCTACTGGCGCGACACGGCCGCCTATCTCGACGAACACCGCGCGCTGTGGGAGTCCGCACTTCTGCCCTGA